The genomic region CTCGGTGACGGTGACCGGTACGAGCGCGTCCTCGACCGGCACGTACAGGGTGTCGCCGATGCGGTCGCGGCCCGCGCGCACCAGGGCGAGCGCGAACGTGCGGCCGAGCGCCGCGCTGGGGTAGCTGGAGGTGACGTGGCCGAGCATCCGCACCGGCGGTTCGGGCAGGCGGTCGGTCTCGACGATCTGCGATCCCTCCGGCAGCAGTACGTTCGGGTCGACGGGCAGCAGCCCGACCAGCTGCTTGCGGTCCGTGCGCAGGTTCTCCGCGCGGGCGAACGACCGCTTGCCGATGAAGTCGGCCTTCTTCTTCGACACCGCCCACGACATCCCGAGGTCCTGCGGCGTGACCGTCGCGTCGGTCTCCTGGCCGATGATCGGGTAGCCCTTCTCGGCGCGCAGGACGTGCATGGTCTCCGTGCCGTAGGGCGTGATCCCGTGCTCCTCCCCCGCCGCCACCAGCGCCTCCCACACGGCGAGCCCGTGCCAGGCGGTCACGTTGATCTCGTAGGCGAGCTCGCCGGAGAAGCTGATCCGGCACACCCGCGCCGGCACCCCGGCCACCTCGGCGTCGCGCCAGGTCATGAACTCGAACGCCTCGGTGCTCACGTCGAGGTCCGGCGCGACCGCACCGAGCACCGCCCGCGACTTCGGGCCCACCAACGGGACCGTGGCCCAGTGCTCGGTCACCGACGCGCAGTGGACGTCGAGGTGCGGCCACTCCGTCTGCAGCCACTCCTCCATCCAGTCGAGGACCTTCGCGGCGTTGCCGGTGGTCGTGGTGACGAGGTAGCGCTGCTCACCGACCCGGATCACGGTGCCGTCGTCGATCACCATGCCGTCCACGCCGCACATGACGCCGTAGCGGATCCGGCCGACCTTCAGCGTGCTCATGAGGTTGGTGTAGAGCATGTCCAGGAACTTGCCGGCGTCCTCGCCCTGCACGTCGATCTTGCCGAGTGTGGAGCCGTCCATCAGCGCGACGCCCTCCCGCGCGGCCCGGCACTCGCGGAGCACGGCCGCGTGCAGGTCCTCACCGGGCCGCGGGTAGTACCAGGGCCGTTTCCACTGGCCGACGTTCTCGAACAACGCCCCGTGCGCGACGTGCCACGGGTGGATCGCCGTGACCCGCACCGGGTCGTGCAGCTCGCCGCGGTTGCGTCCGGCCAGCGCGGCGAACGACACCGAGGTGAAGGGCGGGCGGAACGTCGTCGGCCGTTGCTCGGCCAGTTCGGCGCCGAGGGCTTCCGCGACGATGCCGGCCGCGATCATGCCGGACGTCTTGCCCTGATCGTGGGCCGTGCCGATGGTTGTGTACCGCTTGACGTGCTCCAACGACCGCAGGCCGGCGCCCGTCGCCCGCAGGACGTCCGCGACCGTCGAGTCCCGTTGCAGGTCCACGAAACTGGTGTTCTCGTCGCCCGGCACCGCCACAGCACCAGGCCCGGACGCGAGGTGCACCGCGAGTCCGACGCGGGCAGCGGGACCTGGCCGCCGGGCGTGAACCCGGCCGCGATGACCGCCTCGGTCCCCGCGATCCGGCCCTGGCGCGCACACGCGGTCAGGTCGAGCTCGCCGGTCGCCGAACCCGCGACCCGCACGGTGTCGAGCTCCTCTCCCGGTACGAAGGCGCCCAGCTCGGCGTCGTAGCGGAGCTTGCCGCGGGCCTGGCTGAACAGGCTGACGACCGGGTTCCAGCCGCCGGAGACGAGGACCGTGTCGCACGCGACCGTGAGCGCGGCGCCGGCGGAGCCGTGCAGCGGTGCGACGCGCGGCCGTCACCCGGCCGGTGCCCTCGGTTCCCACCACCGCGTGCCCGGCGCGGACCTCGATGCCCCGCGCGGCGCACTCGGTCGCGAGCCGGGCGGGAGCCTCCGGGCGGGCGTCCACGACCAGTGCGATGTCCACACCGGACTCGGCGAGGTCGATCGCCGCGCAGTACGCGCTGTCGTTGGTGGTGAGCACGACCGCCCGCGCACCCGGCAGCACGCCGTACCGGTGCAGGAACGTGCGAGCCGCGGACGCCAACATGATCCCGGGCCGGTCGTTGTCCGGGAACACCACGGGCCGTTCGTGGGCGCCGGTCGCGAGCACGGTCTGCCTGGTCCGGATCCGCCAGACCCGGTGCCGCGCATGCGAGGCCGGTGCGGCGAACCCGAGGTGGTCGGTGCGCTTCTGCAACGCCAGCACGAACCCGTCCTGGTACATCCCGAACGCGGTGGTCCGCTCCAGCACCAGCACACCGGGCGTCGACTTGAGCTCCGCCACGACGTCCGCGACCCACTCGGCGGAAGGCCGCTCGTCCAGGTACTCCTCCACGCCCAGCAGCGCGCCACCGGACTGGTTCTGCTCGTCCACCAGCACCACGCGCGCACCACTGCGGGCCGCGGTCAGCGCCGCCACCAGCCCGGCGGGTCCGGCACCGACGACCAGCACGTCGCAGTGCTCGTGCTTCGCGTCGTAGCGGGCGGGGTCGGGGTCCGGCGACAGCTTGCCCTGACCGGACAACCCGCGCGCGACCAGTCCGTCGTAGAGCTCGACGGTCGTGGCGAGCAGCATCGGTTCGGAGAAGGGCGCTTCGACCTGCACCAGCGAGGTCGGGTCCTCCGACCCGGCCGCAACGATCCCGCGCCGGCGGCCGAGCTTCACGCTGCTGCCGATCTCGTGCACGCCGTGCGCCAGCAACGCCGACGCCAGCGTGTCGCCGGGGTGGCCGGTGTGCTCGACGCCGTTGAACGTGAAGCGCAGCAACGTGTTCCGGTCGATCGCGCCGCCGGTGCGGGTGCGGAGGGTCATGCGGTCACCTCGGGCATCGGCTCACCGGCGCGGTAGACGGCGAGCAGGTCGTGGGTGCGGGTGTCGCGCACGGCGTTGAACCACCGGCGGCACCCGGCGCTGTGGCTCCAGCGCTCGGCGAACGGGCCGCTCGGGTTCTCCCGGAAGAACACGTACCGCGCCCACTCCTCGTCGCTGAGCGCCGACGGGTCCCGCGGGTAGGCGACGTGGGCCTGGCCGCCGTAGTGGAACTCGGCTTCCTCGCGCGGCCCGCACCACGGGCACGGGATGAGTTGCATGTCAGCTCTCCCTGGACTGGTTTCAGTGCGCCACGGCGGCGGCGCCGTGCTCGTCGACGAGGGCGCCGGTGGTGAAGCGCTCGAGGGTGAACGGCTCGTTGTACGGGTGCGGTTTGTCGTTCGCGACGGTGTGCGCGAAGCAGTCGCCGACGCCGGGCGTGGCCTTGAACCCGCCGGTGCCCCAGCCGCAGTTCAGGTACAGGCCACCGACCGGCGTGAGGCCGACGATCGGCGAGGCGTCCGGCGAGACGTCGACGATGCCCGCCCACGTCCGCAGCAGGTGGGCCCGCGCGAACACCGGGAACAGCTCCAGCGCCGCGGCCATCTGCTCCTCGACGACGTGGAACGACCCCCGCTGGCCGTAGCCGTTGTAGCTGTCGATGCCCGCGCCCATCACGAGCTCACCTTTGTGCGCCTGGGACACGTAGACGTGCACGGCGTTCGACATCACGACGGTCGGGTGCACGGGCTCCAGCAGCTCGGACACCAAGGCCTGCAACGGATGTGAGGCCAGCGGCAGCCGCAGCCCGACCATCTTCGCGAGCACCGAGCTGTGCCCGGCCGCGCACAACGCGACCTTGCCCGCCGCGATCCGGCCGCGAGAAGTCCGCACCGCGGTGATCCGGCCCTGCAGCGTCTCCAATCCGGTCACCTCGCAGTTCTGGATCAGGTCGACACCCATCGCGTGCGCGGCCCGCGCGTAGCCCCACGCCACGTGGTCGTGCTTCGCGATGCCCGCACGCGGCTGGTAGGTCGCGCCCAGCACCGGGTGGCGCACGTCCGGCGAGGTGTTGACGATCGGGCAGATCTCCTTGACCCCGGCGGGATCCACCCACTCCGCGTCGATGCCGTTGAGCCGGTTGGCGTTGACCCGGCGGACGCTGTCGCGGACGTCCTGCAGGCTGTGCGCGAGGTTCAGCACGCCGCGCTGGTCGAACAGGATCGGGTAGCCGAGGTCGTCCTCCAGGCCTTCCCACAGCTTCAGCGAGTGCTCGTAGATGCCGGAGCTCTCGTCCCACAGGTAGTTCGACCGGATGATCGTGGTGTTGCGGGCCATGTTGCCGCCGGCGAGCCAGCCCTTCTCCAGCACCGCCACGTTCGTGATGCCGTGGACCTTCGCCAGGTAGTAGGCGGTGGCCAGGCCGTGCCCGCCACCACCGACGACCACGACGTCGTAGGAGGCCTTGGGTTCCGGGTTGTCCCACAGGAAGTCCGGGGGCTCGGGCAGATGCGCCCCTGGTGGCTGATCCGTGCTGGTCATGCGCGACGCCTCCAGCGAGGTCATCTGATCGACTACTGGTATATCAGTCTGTGCGTTACCGTAGGACACATGAACGAACGGGTCAACGACGAGCCCGCGTCCGTCTCGCTCACCGACCAGGCGTACGCCGTGCTGCGCGACCGCCTGGTGATGCTGGAGATCAAGCCGGGCGAGCCCATCAACGAGGACCGGCTGCGCACCGAGCTCGGCGTCGGCCGCACCCCGATCCGCGAGGCGTTGAAGCGCCTGGAGCAGGAACGGCTCGTCGTCGCCTACCCGCGCCGCGGCACGTTCGCCACCGACGTGAACATCTCCGACCTCTCGCACATCTCCGAGGTCCGCCGCACGCTGGAGCCGCTGGCCGCCTCCGCCGCGGCCGAGCGGGCCACTGCGCAGGACAGGGCCGCCCTGACCGAGCTGCGGTCCCAGCTGGAGACCGCCGCCCGGCCCGGCGACAACACCGCACTGCTGCGCGACGACGTGGGCGTGCACCGGGCGATCTACCGGTGCGTGCACAACCCGTTCCTCGAGGACACCCTGATCTCCTACGACAACCTGGCCACGCGGATCTGGTGCGTGTTCCTGCCGCGGCTGTCCGGCATGGCCGGTCACGTCGACGAGCACGTGCCGTTGCTGACCGCGATCGTCGACGGCGACGGCAAGAAGGCGGGCGAGCTCGCCTCCCAGCACGTCATCGGCTTCGAACGGGCGATCCGGGCTCTGATCTGACCTGGTCCGGCGCCCGCAACGCCAGACTGTCCGGCCGGATCCGGCGGCAGCTCGCCGTGCTACCCCGGTAGCACGGCGCGGTTCCCGCTACCGGGGTAGCGCGCGCGGTGGGCGCCTCGGTAGGACGATTCGGGCGGCTGGTTCTCCTAGCGTTCCGGTGTGCTCACCTCCCGTTCAGCGCCAGCCCTTCTCGCCGGTGCGTTCGTCCTCTTCGGACTGATCGCCTGGGTCCTGCGGCTGCCGCTCGGGCTCGACAGCGCGGTGTACCGGTCGGGGGCGCTGGCCGTGCTGACCGGCGAACCGTTGTACGAGCGCCTGGCCGCGACGCCGGACTGGGCGGTCGACCTGCCGTTCACCTACCCGCCGATCGCGGCCGTGCTGTTCACGCCGCTCGCGGTGCTGCCGACCCAGTCGGCGTGGGCGGTGTTCGCGGTGAGTGCGGCTCTCGGTGTCGGCGCGGTGCTGCGGTGGACGACCGGCCGGGCGGCGTCACCGTTGCTGTTCGTGGTGGCGTTCAGCCTGGAACCGGTGTGGCGGACGGTCGGGTACGGGCAGATCAACGTCCTGCTGATGGCCGTGGTGGTGTTCGCCGTGCTGCGGCCGAGCCGGTTCTCCGGTGTGCTGGTCGGGGTCGCGGCCGCGGTGAAGCTCACCCCGTTGATCTTCGTGCTGCACCTGCTGGTGACCGGCAGGACCAAGGACGCCGGGCGGGCGCTCGCGACGTTCGGCGGGCTGCAGCTGCTCGGGTTCCTGCTGCTGCCCGGTGACTCCGTGCGGTACTGGGGGTCGGCGGTCTTCCACGGCAACAACGCCACCGGCAACGGCTGGTACACCAACCAGTCGATCTCCGGGGCGGTGCAGCGGCTCACCGGGGGTGCCGGGTGGGCACCGGTACTGGTAGCAGTGCTCGGCGGGTGCTGCGTGACCGCGGCGGCGGTGCTGGCGCGGAGGGCGCACCTGCGCGGTGAGGCCTTGGGCGCGTTGCTGGTCACGGCGTTCTGCGGAGTGCTGGTCAGCCCGATCTCCTGGACGCACCACTGGGTGTGGGTGGTGCCGCTGGTGGCGTTGTTGGGGCGCAGTCCCGTGCTGGTGCCCGTGTGGGCGGGCTTCGCGGCGTGGCCGATGCTCGCGCCGTCGGGCAACGTCGTGGTGGACAACCTCTACGTCCTGGCCGCGCTGGCCGGTGGTGTGGTCGCATGGCGGCGCACCCGGCCGGACCGTGCGGTACGTTCGGCCATCGCGGGTGATCTTCCGGGGCGGTGGGGCTGATGGGCGTGCGGCAGTTCCTCGCCGCCGGTGGCGCCACCCTGTTCTCGGCGCGCCGGCTGGTCAGGACGCCGGGGCCGGCCGAGTGGCGGCGGATCCGGCTCGTGCTCACCTTCGGCGCCGCGGCGTGGGTGGTGTTCCTCAACGTCGTCGGCCCGGCCGAGCTGACCTTCAGCCACCCGTCGGTCCCCGCGTGGTGGTTCACCGGGTTCGCCGTCGCCGCGGTGGTGCTGACCCTCGTGCACCCGCTGTGGGCGTGGCGGGTTCTCGCCGTCACGATGGCGCTGGAACCGGTGGTCCTGGGGGGCCTGCGCTCCGCCTGGGGCTGGCCGTGGACGCCCGGCACGGTCCTCGCGGCCGGCGCGGTGCTGCTCACGGTCGCCCAGACCTACCGCCAGGCCGTGCTGGTGTGGGTGTTCTTCTTCTCGATGGTCGTCGTGTGGGCGCACATGTGGGACTACCGGGACATCTTCCTGGTGAGCGCCATCGTGGGCGGCGTGCTGGTGGTCGGCAACGCGATGCGGCTGCGGCGGGTCGCGGAGGACGAGCGCAACGAGCAGTCCCGCCGCCGCGAGGTCGAGGAGGTCCGCGCGGCCACCCTGGAGGAACGCGCGGTGATCGCCCGCGAGCTGCACGACGTGGTGGCGCACCACATGTCCGTGCTGGCGCTGCGGGCCGGCAGCGCGCGCTACCGGTTCCCCGGTCTCCCGCCGGAGCTGGTCGGCGAGTTCACCGAGATGCAGGAGACGGCCCGCGAGGGGTTGACGGAGATGCGGCGCCTGCTGGGCGTGCTGCGCAACTCCGACGGCCGTGCCGAAACGGCCCCGCAGCCGCGGGTGGAGCAGATCGCCGAGCTGGTCGACCGGTTGCGGGGTGCGGGTGTGGCGGTGACGTTGCAGATCGGCGGCGACGTGCAGGGCGTGCCGGACGGTGTCGCGCTGTCGGCGTACCGGATCGCGCAGGAGGCGTTGAGCAACGCCGTCCGCCACGCCCCCGGGTCCTGTGTGGACGTCCGGGTGACGGCCGCGGACGGTTTGGAGCTGGTGGTGGAGAACGGTCCTGCCGCCGGTCCGGCGCCCGCCGCGGACGACCGGGCCAAGCACGGCCTGCTGGGCATGCGGGAACGGGTGGCGACCCTGCACGGCACGTTCCGCGCGGGTCCGGGCGAACGGGGTGGTTTCGTCGTGGCGGTCACGCTGCCGTTGACCGGGAACGAGGGATGACCGCGGTGGACACCCGAGTGCTGATCGTCGACGACCAGACCATGGTCCGGCAGAGCTTCCACGCCGTCCTCGCCGCCCAGCCCGACATCACCGTGGTCGGCGAGGCGGGCAACGGTGCCGACGCCGTGCGGGCGGCGACCCGGCACCGCCCCGACGTGGTGCTGATGGACGTCCGCATGCCCGTGATGGACGGTCTCGAAGCCACCAAGCAGATCCTCGGCAACCCGGACCTCTCGGTCCGCGTCCTCATGCTCACCACCTTCGACGTCGACGAGTACGTCTACGGCGCGCTGCGGGTGGGCGCCTCCGGGTTCCTGCTGAAGGACGCCCCGCTGGAGGACCTCGTCAACGCCGTGCGCGTGATCGCCGCCGGCAACGCCCTCTTCGCACCCGCCGTGACCCGCCGCCTGGTGGCCGAGTTCGCCGCCCGCCGCCCCGACCCGGTGCGCTCCGACCGCGCGGACCGGCTGACCGCGCAGGAGCTGAAGGTGCTGCGGCTGGTCGCGCGCGGGTTGTCGAACACGGAGATCGCGGCGGCGCTGGTCATCGTGGAGCAGACGGCGAAGACGCACGTGAGCCGGGTGTTCGCGAAGCTGGGGGTGCGGGACCGGGCGCAGGCGATCGTGGCGGCCTACGAGATGGGGATCGTCGTGCCGGGAGACGGAAATTAGCTTCGGCCCGCGGCCCTGC from Lentzea guizhouensis harbors:
- a CDS encoding GntR family transcriptional regulator, translated to MNERVNDEPASVSLTDQAYAVLRDRLVMLEIKPGEPINEDRLRTELGVGRTPIREALKRLEQERLVVAYPRRGTFATDVNISDLSHISEVRRTLEPLAASAAAERATAQDRAALTELRSQLETAARPGDNTALLRDDVGVHRAIYRCVHNPFLEDTLISYDNLATRIWCVFLPRLSGMAGHVDEHVPLLTAIVDGDGKKAGELASQHVIGFERAIRALI
- a CDS encoding response regulator, translating into MTAVDTRVLIVDDQTMVRQSFHAVLAAQPDITVVGEAGNGADAVRAATRHRPDVVLMDVRMPVMDGLEATKQILGNPDLSVRVLMLTTFDVDEYVYGALRVGASGFLLKDAPLEDLVNAVRVIAAGNALFAPAVTRRLVAEFAARRPDPVRSDRADRLTAQELKVLRLVARGLSNTEIAAALVIVEQTAKTHVSRVFAKLGVRDRAQAIVAAYEMGIVVPGDGN
- a CDS encoding sarcosine oxidase subunit beta family protein; this encodes MTSTDQPPGAHLPEPPDFLWDNPEPKASYDVVVVGGGGHGLATAYYLAKVHGITNVAVLEKGWLAGGNMARNTTIIRSNYLWDESSGIYEHSLKLWEGLEDDLGYPILFDQRGVLNLAHSLQDVRDSVRRVNANRLNGIDAEWVDPAGVKEICPIVNTSPDVRHPVLGATYQPRAGIAKHDHVAWGYARAAHAMGVDLIQNCEVTGLETLQGRITAVRTSRGRIAAGKVALCAAGHSSVLAKMVGLRLPLASHPLQALVSELLEPVHPTVVMSNAVHVYVSQAHKGELVMGAGIDSYNGYGQRGSFHVVEEQMAAALELFPVFARAHLLRTWAGIVDVSPDASPIVGLTPVGGLYLNCGWGTGGFKATPGVGDCFAHTVANDKPHPYNEPFTLERFTTGALVDEHGAAAVAH
- a CDS encoding sarcosine oxidase subunit delta, which gives rise to MQLIPCPWCGPREEAEFHYGGQAHVAYPRDPSALSDEEWARYVFFRENPSGPFAERWSHSAGCRRWFNAVRDTRTHDLLAVYRAGEPMPEVTA
- a CDS encoding glycosyltransferase 87 family protein, encoding MLTSRSAPALLAGAFVLFGLIAWVLRLPLGLDSAVYRSGALAVLTGEPLYERLAATPDWAVDLPFTYPPIAAVLFTPLAVLPTQSAWAVFAVSAALGVGAVLRWTTGRAASPLLFVVAFSLEPVWRTVGYGQINVLLMAVVVFAVLRPSRFSGVLVGVAAAVKLTPLIFVLHLLVTGRTKDAGRALATFGGLQLLGFLLLPGDSVRYWGSAVFHGNNATGNGWYTNQSISGAVQRLTGGAGWAPVLVAVLGGCCVTAAAVLARRAHLRGEALGALLVTAFCGVLVSPISWTHHWVWVVPLVALLGRSPVLVPVWAGFAAWPMLAPSGNVVVDNLYVLAALAGGVVAWRRTRPDRAVRSAIAGDLPGRWG
- a CDS encoding sensor histidine kinase gives rise to the protein MGVRQFLAAGGATLFSARRLVRTPGPAEWRRIRLVLTFGAAAWVVFLNVVGPAELTFSHPSVPAWWFTGFAVAAVVLTLVHPLWAWRVLAVTMALEPVVLGGLRSAWGWPWTPGTVLAAGAVLLTVAQTYRQAVLVWVFFFSMVVVWAHMWDYRDIFLVSAIVGGVLVVGNAMRLRRVAEDERNEQSRRREVEEVRAATLEERAVIARELHDVVAHHMSVLALRAGSARYRFPGLPPELVGEFTEMQETAREGLTEMRRLLGVLRNSDGRAETAPQPRVEQIAELVDRLRGAGVAVTLQIGGDVQGVPDGVALSAYRIAQEALSNAVRHAPGSCVDVRVTAADGLELVVENGPAAGPAPAADDRAKHGLLGMRERVATLHGTFRAGPGERGGFVVAVTLPLTGNEG
- a CDS encoding 2Fe-2S iron-sulfur cluster-binding protein, whose protein sequence is MTLRTRTGGAIDRNTLLRFTFNGVEHTGHPGDTLASALLAHGVHEIGSSVKLGRRRGIVAAGSEDPTSLVQVEAPFSEPMLLATTVELYDGLVARGLSGQGKLSPDPDPARYDAKHEHCDVLVVGAGPAGLVAALTAARSGARVVLVDEQNQSGGALLGVEEYLDERPSAEWVADVVAELKSTPGVLVLERTTAFGMYQDGFVLALQKRTDHLGFAAPASHARHRVWRIRTRQTVLATGAHERPVVFPDNDRPGIMLASAARTFLHRYGVLPGARAVVLTTNDSAYCAAIDLAESGVDIALVVDARPEAPARLATECAARGIEVRAGHAVVGTEGTGRVTAARRTAARLRRRRAHGRVRHGPRLRRLEPGRQPVQPGPRQAPLRRRAGRLRTGRGARHRAGRGFGDRRARPDRVCAPGPDRGDRGGHRGRVHARRPGPAARVGLAVHLASGPGAVAVPGDENTSFVDLQRDSTVADVLRATGAGLRSLEHVKRYTTIGTAHDQGKTSGMIAAGIVAEALGAELAEQRPTTFRPPFTSVSFAALAGRNRGELHDPVRVTAIHPWHVAHGALFENVGQWKRPWYYPRPGEDLHAAVLRECRAAREGVALMDGSTLGKIDVQGEDAGKFLDMLYTNLMSTLKVGRIRYGVMCGVDGMVIDDGTVIRVGEQRYLVTTTTGNAAKVLDWMEEWLQTEWPHLDVHCASVTEHWATVPLVGPKSRAVLGAVAPDLDVSTEAFEFMTWRDAEVAGVPARVCRISFSGELAYEINVTAWHGLAVWEALVAAGEEHGITPYGTETMHVLRAEKGYPIIGQETDATVTPQDLGMSWAVSKKKADFIGKRSFARAENLRTDRKQLVGLLPVDPNVLLPEGSQIVETDRLPEPPVRMLGHVTSSYPSAALGRTFALALVRAGRDRIGDTLYVPVEDALVPVTVTESVLYDKEGARRDG